Proteins co-encoded in one Malus sylvestris chromosome 7, drMalSylv7.2, whole genome shotgun sequence genomic window:
- the LOC126627630 gene encoding pectin acetylesterase 9 isoform X2: MMYVNAVLVAVTTALLACAPRCIYSEERRLTVNMTIVRRGSALGAFCLDGSLPAYHLHRGFGAGARNWLLQFEGGGWCNDVKSCSDRASTRRGSTRYMTKWEVFSGILSNNASLNPDFYNWNRVKLRYCDGASFAGDAVVNNGTSLLYFRGQKIWEAIILDLLPKGLRQARKALLSGCSAGGLASFLHCNSFTNYLPSNTSVKCLSDAGFFLDERDINLNHTMRYFVKDLVTLQGVEKNLDENCTKNSIYPELCFFPQYALKFITTPFFILNSAYDVYQFHHILVPASADPHGHWSRCKLNPAACNPEQLNTLQEYRRDMIVAMGLFYKYSRRGGIFLNSCFAHCQSESQDTWFGDDSPRVHNKTIAEAVGDWYFGRRVTKEIDCPYPCDTTCHNLIPSAQAALEDTKS, encoded by the exons ATGATGTATGTCAATGCAGTCCTGGTCGCCGTAACGACAGCTCTGTTGGCGTGCGCTCCTCGGTGCATTTACTCCGAGGAGCGGCGCCTCACGGTGAACATGACCATTGTCCGACGCGGTTCCGCTCTCGGAGCTT tttgcTTGGATGGGAGTTTGCCTGCGTATCATCTGCACAGAGGATTCGGGGCCGGAGCAAGAAACTGGCTTTTGCAGTTTGAG GGTGGAGGGTGGTGCAATGATGTAAAATCATGCTCTGATAGAGCCAGCACGCGAAGAGGATCAACACGTTATATGACCAAGTGGGAGGTCTTTTCTGGAATCCTCAGCAATAATGCATCTCTTAATCCAG ATTTTTACAACTGGAACCGAGTGAAGCTTAGATATTGTGATGGAGCTTCATTTGCTGGAGATGCAGTAGTTAATAACGGG ACATCGTTGCTCTATTTCAGAGGGCAAAAGATTTGGGAAGCAATCATCCTTGATCTTCTGCCGAAAGGTTTACGACAAGCACGTAAG GCTTTGCTATCAGGTTGTTCTGCTGGGGGTTTAGCATCGTTTTTGCACTGTAACAGCTTCACTAACTACTTACCAAGCAATACCAGTGTGAAATGCTTGAGTGACGCCGGATTCTTTCTCGATGA ACGAGATATAAATTTGAACCACACCATGAGGTATTTCGTAAAAGATCTTGTGACTCTACAG GGAGTAGAGAAGAATCTGGACGAGAACTGCACGAAGAATTCCATTTATCCGGAGCTG TGTTTCTTCCCACAGTATGCATTGAAGTTCATCACAACACCTTTCTTCATATTGAACTCCGCCTATGATGTTTACCAG TTCCATCACATATTGGTGCCGGCCTCAGCAGATCCGCACGGACATTGGAGCCGTTGCAAATTGAATCCGGCAGCATGCAACCCCGAACAGTTAAATACATTGCAAG AATACAGGCGCGATATGATCGTTGCGATGGGATTGTTCTACAAATATTCGAGAAGAGGAGGGATTTTCCTCAATTCATGCTTTGCTCATTGCCAAAGTGAGTCTCAGGACACATGGTTTGGTGATGATTCTCCAAGGGTGCATAATAAG ACAATTGCAGAAGCAGTAGGTGACTGGTACTTCGGCAGAAGAGTAACAAAGGAAATTGACTGTCCATATCCTTGTGACACCACCTGCCATAACCTCATCCCATCAGCTCAG GCCGCTTTAGAGGATACAAAAAGCTAA
- the LOC126627630 gene encoding pectin acetylesterase 9 isoform X3, with amino-acid sequence MFVSLSYWSASTCQVRERIYFYNWNRVKLRYCDGASFAGDAVVNNGTSLLYFRGQKIWEAIILDLLPKGLRQARKALLSGCSAGGLASFLHCNSFTNYLPSNTSVKCLSDAGFFLDERDINLNHTMRYFVKDLVTLQGVEKNLDENCTKNSIYPELCFFPQYALKFITTPFFILNSAYDVYQFHHILVPASADPHGHWSRCKLNPAACNPEQLNTLQEYRRDMIVAMGLFYKYSRRGGIFLNSCFAHCQSESQDTWFGDDSPRVHNKTIAEAVGDWYFGRRVTKEIDCPYPCDTTCHNLIPSAQVITVLCDFWGVIVERFLYTTGMYLLLVSFFG; translated from the exons ATGTTTGTTTCTCTTTCTTATTGGTCTGCATCTACATGCCAAGTGCGGGAGCGAATCT ATTTTTACAACTGGAACCGAGTGAAGCTTAGATATTGTGATGGAGCTTCATTTGCTGGAGATGCAGTAGTTAATAACGGG ACATCGTTGCTCTATTTCAGAGGGCAAAAGATTTGGGAAGCAATCATCCTTGATCTTCTGCCGAAAGGTTTACGACAAGCACGTAAG GCTTTGCTATCAGGTTGTTCTGCTGGGGGTTTAGCATCGTTTTTGCACTGTAACAGCTTCACTAACTACTTACCAAGCAATACCAGTGTGAAATGCTTGAGTGACGCCGGATTCTTTCTCGATGA ACGAGATATAAATTTGAACCACACCATGAGGTATTTCGTAAAAGATCTTGTGACTCTACAG GGAGTAGAGAAGAATCTGGACGAGAACTGCACGAAGAATTCCATTTATCCGGAGCTG TGTTTCTTCCCACAGTATGCATTGAAGTTCATCACAACACCTTTCTTCATATTGAACTCCGCCTATGATGTTTACCAG TTCCATCACATATTGGTGCCGGCCTCAGCAGATCCGCACGGACATTGGAGCCGTTGCAAATTGAATCCGGCAGCATGCAACCCCGAACAGTTAAATACATTGCAAG AATACAGGCGCGATATGATCGTTGCGATGGGATTGTTCTACAAATATTCGAGAAGAGGAGGGATTTTCCTCAATTCATGCTTTGCTCATTGCCAAAGTGAGTCTCAGGACACATGGTTTGGTGATGATTCTCCAAGGGTGCATAATAAG ACAATTGCAGAAGCAGTAGGTGACTGGTACTTCGGCAGAAGAGTAACAAAGGAAATTGACTGTCCATATCCTTGTGACACCACCTGCCATAACCTCATCCCATCAGCTCAGGTAATAACAGTCTTGTGTGATTTTTGGGGAGTAATTGTGGAGAGATTCTTATATACAACCGGGATGTATCTCTTGTTAGTATCTTTCTTCGGGTGA
- the LOC126627630 gene encoding pectin acetylesterase 9 isoform X1: protein MMYVNAVLVAVTTALLACAPRCIYSEERRLTVNMTIVRRGSALGAFCLDGSLPAYHLHRGFGAGARNWLLQFEGGGWCNDVKSCSDRASTRRGSTRYMTKWEVFSGILSNNASLNPDFYNWNRVKLRYCDGASFAGDAVVNNGTSLLYFRGQKIWEAIILDLLPKGLRQARKALLSGCSAGGLASFLHCNSFTNYLPSNTSVKCLSDAGFFLDERDINLNHTMRYFVKDLVTLQGVEKNLDENCTKNSIYPELCFFPQYALKFITTPFFILNSAYDVYQFHHILVPASADPHGHWSRCKLNPAACNPEQLNTLQEYRRDMIVAMGLFYKYSRRGGIFLNSCFAHCQSESQDTWFGDDSPRVHNKTIAEAVGDWYFGRRVTKEIDCPYPCDTTCHNLIPSAQVITVLCDFWGVIVERFLYTTGMYLLLVSFFG from the exons ATGATGTATGTCAATGCAGTCCTGGTCGCCGTAACGACAGCTCTGTTGGCGTGCGCTCCTCGGTGCATTTACTCCGAGGAGCGGCGCCTCACGGTGAACATGACCATTGTCCGACGCGGTTCCGCTCTCGGAGCTT tttgcTTGGATGGGAGTTTGCCTGCGTATCATCTGCACAGAGGATTCGGGGCCGGAGCAAGAAACTGGCTTTTGCAGTTTGAG GGTGGAGGGTGGTGCAATGATGTAAAATCATGCTCTGATAGAGCCAGCACGCGAAGAGGATCAACACGTTATATGACCAAGTGGGAGGTCTTTTCTGGAATCCTCAGCAATAATGCATCTCTTAATCCAG ATTTTTACAACTGGAACCGAGTGAAGCTTAGATATTGTGATGGAGCTTCATTTGCTGGAGATGCAGTAGTTAATAACGGG ACATCGTTGCTCTATTTCAGAGGGCAAAAGATTTGGGAAGCAATCATCCTTGATCTTCTGCCGAAAGGTTTACGACAAGCACGTAAG GCTTTGCTATCAGGTTGTTCTGCTGGGGGTTTAGCATCGTTTTTGCACTGTAACAGCTTCACTAACTACTTACCAAGCAATACCAGTGTGAAATGCTTGAGTGACGCCGGATTCTTTCTCGATGA ACGAGATATAAATTTGAACCACACCATGAGGTATTTCGTAAAAGATCTTGTGACTCTACAG GGAGTAGAGAAGAATCTGGACGAGAACTGCACGAAGAATTCCATTTATCCGGAGCTG TGTTTCTTCCCACAGTATGCATTGAAGTTCATCACAACACCTTTCTTCATATTGAACTCCGCCTATGATGTTTACCAG TTCCATCACATATTGGTGCCGGCCTCAGCAGATCCGCACGGACATTGGAGCCGTTGCAAATTGAATCCGGCAGCATGCAACCCCGAACAGTTAAATACATTGCAAG AATACAGGCGCGATATGATCGTTGCGATGGGATTGTTCTACAAATATTCGAGAAGAGGAGGGATTTTCCTCAATTCATGCTTTGCTCATTGCCAAAGTGAGTCTCAGGACACATGGTTTGGTGATGATTCTCCAAGGGTGCATAATAAG ACAATTGCAGAAGCAGTAGGTGACTGGTACTTCGGCAGAAGAGTAACAAAGGAAATTGACTGTCCATATCCTTGTGACACCACCTGCCATAACCTCATCCCATCAGCTCAGGTAATAACAGTCTTGTGTGATTTTTGGGGAGTAATTGTGGAGAGATTCTTATATACAACCGGGATGTATCTCTTGTTAGTATCTTTCTTCGGGTGA